The Anopheles moucheti chromosome 3, idAnoMoucSN_F20_07, whole genome shotgun sequence genome contains the following window.
ATGACTGTCCAATTTCACGAGGAGGAAGGAGGAGCTCAAAATGACTGTCTTAGCTCCCTAGAAATTGCTAAGCTGTATAAAATATCCCGCGAAATGTCCTGTACTTTTCCAAATGTGGAAACAATTTTGTGTGAGCAAAATGCTCACCATTCCCATTTCGAATGCATCAGGTGAAAGATCCTTTTCTGCTCTAAAGcgtgtgaaaaattatttgcGGAACTCAATGggagaatgtaaattaaacaatatggCCATTCTTTACATAGAGCAAGAATTTTTGGATAAAATTGACACAACAACTATCATCGAagaatttgctcgaaaaaaatcaagaaaaaaactaatataagtgttatttttcattataatgtttaattattaggTTTAAGTATTTTTTATAGAATTATTTACTCCATAAGTATAGAATGTAATGTGAAATAAATCATAAGATTGTTGGTATGTATTTGTTTCTACTTATTTAACAATTtgacaaattgaaaatattattgaagGTGTAAAAGTACTTTGAACACATTTTCTCTCCTGTCCAATGGTTttagtttttcactttttatatatttttttttcaactaaaaCCCAGCTTTAGAAAATCCAGGGTTAGCAAAATATATAAAGTGGTTATAACCTAATTGCCTAATCGATATTTTTGTAACCTTTATTAAAACTTAAGTGATAAATGGTTTACTAATTACTGAAGCGATTATTGCGTATTATTGAGcgtattattaaaacaaataaaataggaTTTTTAATGCGATTTTACCGGCCGTATTGCCTCAATTATAAATTTGAATctataaagaaaaaagtacgaattgaaaattaattgtaattttacGGGGGCCCCATTTTTTACCGCTTAGGGCCCCGGGACGTGTAAATCCGCCATTGCAGACGAGTAAGAATTCCTGGAGCCCATAGTACTCACGATTCTTTATTACAATCGGATTTCGTTGCTTAAGTTGTTGTCCGAGGCTATGATCGTACCAAGGGATCAGAACTCCTCTACGATCTCGAAATCGTCTCCTTCATTTGATATTCTGCTCCTCATGAGAGCTTCCGGCAGGTTGGTACGTTATCTTCGCGTTCCCCAAGGAATCCAGACTGTTGCATAGTGTCCCTCAGTCACGTTTATTAACAGAGTTCAACAATCAACATGACGCTCATTTCGGACATAGTCACCGACGATTCGAGATCAATCAACACCTTGGCACACAGAATGCATTTTGCTTTCagctggaaaaataaatattctcaAATACTTGTTTCATGTATTTTCGTTCATTAATGGTTTTAAAAACTTCACTACATAAAATCGGATCAAGTTATACCCTCGTTTGTCgctttcatttcgttttgtgactgtgtttgtgtgttttccttcttctttttgtttgctgttgcgaATCCTTGGGGTTCCCCAAACctcattcgtttcgttttgttcgtaCCCATTTAGCCTCGGGTCGTGCAGATTGAGGGAGTTCTATATCAGTAAGCTTCCTTAACTCTACCCTAATACATGGCCCTGTTTTCCACGGGTTTGTAGCGGGTAAGCGTTACGCACCGTGTAACGCTGTCAGCATTGAGTTTAagttcttgttttattttgtcggGAAGGTACCATACCATTGTTCCAAACAAAATCGTACTACAAAATGCTGGAGAATACAGCGAAACTAAATGTTCGCTTTAATAACGCGATTCCCTACAAACTTCGCTAAATGAGTCTGGTTGGGTTTGCTAGCAACATGTCGTGAACATTTCTTTTTGGGTACCTCAACATAACGTATTTAGAACTTTTCGCATACCTTATCAAGGTACAATCGCTGTTTTCGCCTTAGTTGTAGCGCGAGATCGTTTCCCTTTCTCGTTTCCTTTCATTTGTCAACTAAACTTAAACGTGTAATAGTGGGAGGAGACGAAGAtagtattcttttttttttgtatatgtGACCAGTACAACAGAAACATAAATGATCGACAGGACATTCAACGGTTTTTTGGTACACAAATTATCTTCTTCAATTTACACAACGATCGATCGCATGATCATACTTGACAGCACGACATAATCTTCCTGTTTAATTGATCTACAATtgaacttttgtttgtttttttttaaaatgttttcccccttttcccGTTTGAGCTTGTTGCGTACCACATTCTTCGTTCCGATTTATCGGGATACAATTTATATAGTTGTATTAAACGACACCCAAAACAGCTAGATTGTGTGTCATGGTACAATTGGTAAAACGCTTAAATATGCTACACATTACAGTTGCAAAACAaagtgtatatatatatttgtgtgtgtctgtgtgtgtgtttgtttgtgtatttactgtgcgtgtgaatgtttgtttagttttctAGAGAATTCTAGAGATGAGAATTAGTACAAACAGTAGCACTAGGGAAGGGTATAACATATCTTGAGGGGTGTTCGCTTTGCGACAGCAGTACGAATTTGCATCTCCCTTACTAGCTTTCCTTTTTAATGAGCGATCTGCACATGATCACTCGCTGCCGATACACATCACAACCATTTTCCGCCACTTTTCGCCCTTTAGCTCATTCCTTGCCAATGGGAATCTTCGTCATTGATTCGCTACGCTTAACGCTAATCGCGGTTCTTCCCGTTTAAGCCACTCTACACAGGAGAAATGCACATTGGCGGGGAAATCATTTTACGTTTGTAAACCGCAACCTTTGGCAACATATGAAATTACTTTCTCTACTGTGTAGTTCACTAAGAAGAAAGGTGCTTTACagaaacggggaaaaaaatcgataaaacaCTAAGAATTCGTTTGCTGATCTTCAACAATTTTTAACTGCTCCTTCTTTCGCTCGATTTTGACGAATGTCTCTTATTatattgaatatttgaaatcatttttacCATCCTTTCTACATCGTTCTACAGATACATGCAACGGCGATAAAGTAATGACACACGAAAGTGAAGTTTACATCGAATCCGACCAGACAAATCATACGTAATGATATCATTACACCTTTAATATGGCTTGTTTGCGCACAGCGGGACAAGTGCCAAATCCCCCATCAGTGTTTTCATATTTGGCAACAATTACATATTGTTTATGTAAACCTagcaaacagtttttgttgtaATTATTCGAAGTGCGTGTTCACGTCTTGCATTGAATTGAAGGAATAATTCATGTGTTAATGTGAAAACAtcggagcggcccggtggtgtattgggtTCGAAATCGGCTAACATCCCATCCGGACGAAACCCTCGCGTGCAGTGGGCTTGGCTATGCAGCTACGGGTTATTGAAGTAAAATAACAGAAATGGCAAGTCTCCTCCTAAGATTGCTTTACCGATAATGAAAAAGAATGTGAAAACAATATAGCTCTACTTATTACTCATAAAGAAGTGTTTTGTCTTGAAGAAATAATTAGAAACTAAACCGAACCTAGAAAACATCTTGGATGTAATCGTATGATCCATTGAATAATTACTCACACCGAAGAGGAACAAGTGTAAGTAATACCCGTTCATACGAGCTAAGCTTTGCtcaatttatgtaaaaattgtaccCATTTGTATCGCAAACAACATTGGTTCTACAGTTTACGTTTTTAGAAAGAGAGAAATGtagtttcaaaaacaaaacataagacTATTGTCCGCAAACGATATACGATCGCTTACCGGCACTACTTAGCAAAGAGGAAAATGTAGGCTCTTTTCTCTCCAAAAAGACACATTGGAcaaagcgttcatagcgaatTCCTAATCCGTGCTTAGCTAGTAGTTTGTCGAACCTTCGCCTGATTCAGTATGAACGATCGTCAGCATAATGTTTACCTTGCTTGAACATTAAGATATCGTGCATCTGACATCCTTCGGTTCTACACCTAAAATGCATGTGCTAAGTAGCGAACCTTCTGTTTCTCTCCTACTGATGCAATTGTAACTAACAGAACTAGTAAACACACCATGGTAAATAAACACTTGATCACATTATGCTTACAATTTACACGCATCGCTCCTCTCTCCCCAGAGCACACCCGTTCTCGTGAAAGGTGTCGTTTGTCCTTCTTGTTTCGTTCCATCGCACACTAGGCGCATATTatcagcgtttttttttttgctttaatgtTCAGGATGAACCAGGGAGCGTTTTCCCTTCTTTGCATGTATTACACATCGTATTACATTGTCAGAAACAAACAACTATACACGGTCGTTAGATGGTAcgcttaaaaataaacaaaataaatggtACAATACAAATAAAACGTAACAAGATAAATACTTTTTGCAGAATACCCGCGTGACTTGTCGGTAGGTTTTCCGAATCGCCCATGCCCATGAAGGCAGGGCGCGCGTGTGCTCTAATGTAAACGTCTTAAAATATTCTTACGTTAGCTCTACTATCCTGGTAGCCGTTTCTCGTGTGTATCGTCAAGATAAAGAGGTGCCCGGTTGTGCTAACACAAAAGCTTAACACAAAAACGTTCAACATCAAAACTGGTTTTACCTACGAGACAACTAGTTGTAACCTAACGTTATTCTTGTTTCCTTGTAAGCGGTGTACATTCCattcaaacaaaacttaaTAAGAACTGCACTATTGTAGCAGTGTGTCACAATCTGTCTCactgtgtttgttgtttgtgtgtaattgttaatatatatatatgcatATATGATAAGAGCTAACATTGTTGTTTTAGCGAAAACTTGCGCTACGTATTTTTCTTGTCCTTTAGTCATTACGTACGTACGACATGGTTTAAACAGCTACACGTAAAAACACAACTGTACATGTTTCCTTCTTGAAGAAGGGGTACGACACACATTTAAACATAAACACGTAGATCGCCCCACGGAAGGCAAAACATTCTCAACTGGTCGTAACTTCCCTCTCTGTTTTCGATGCTTCTCTAGCGTGTCgttcgatttgtttgtttgtttcggtgcTAACTGCTACAGCTACATGCTAAAAACCCTTATCTCAGCTCTATCTCTGCTCATATCACCAATCAGCTTCCCAACCATCGGTTCCCTACGCCTCACACGTTAGCTTATTAATTAATCGCTTGTTCCGTCATCTGCCGACAAAGAAATTCGAGTCGCGAGTTGATATCAACGATGCTACTGTTGTGGTTATTTTGACTGTTACTGCTATCGCACTGACCGCTATCCTTAGTCAGCAGCGGCTGTTCTCCACCAGACATTAAACCCCCACCGGAAAGCTGCTTCATCGCGGCGTTTCCTTTATCAACGATCTTCCCAACGGTGGATCGATTTTCACCCGACACGGAGCACAGATTGTTCAGAAAAATGGCCGGTGGAGGTACCAACGGATTGGTATTGTGGTGGTGATGCGTAATGTTGCTCAACGAATGGCGATGAAACATAAAGTTAGGATGCTGCATGGCTGGCGGTTGCAGCGAGGGAGCCGGTGTGGATTGCTTGTGGGGAAGCTGTGGCTGGTGATGGTTGGATGGTTGGATGGACGGGTTGTTGGTAATTATCGGTTTCAtgacaccaccaccattaccTACGCCTCCGCTACCATTGTGCAGGGTAGAAGCGAAGCTCGGATAGGAGGAGCTTTTGTTATAGTTAGCCGTGCTGCCGGTGGCATTGCTGCCGGCGCTAGCGTGGTGGAAATACTGATGAGCCGTCATGACCTGCGACGATGCACCCTGTAGATGGGAGTGAGTTTGTTGCGACGGACACACGGATGCTTGCTGACCTGCACTCACATGGCTCGGTGGTACAAAGTACGGAACTGAACTTTTGCGATGTGATTTCACTTGCGATTCGTTGACATTCACTGGTTTATGCTTGTTGTTTGCGGACCATCTGAAAGAAGAGAGTAAATACATTGTAAGTACTGAAACACTTCATCGTACTCTTAACCTGAATAAGAATATCGTGTTAGcaagaaatttaaaagaaaatatcaaTCATGTCGACATTCATTTTTGTGTCGATCCGACGCTTGCGTGGCGCCATCTAGCGGCTAATAGCATAAGTTTAGGTAGATACAGATCTCGCCACTCTAACGAGCTCCATTGCAGCATCTCccagtttttattattttaccttGGCTTGTTCATACCAGGTCCAGCAACGTTCGTACTCTTCGTAAAGTGTCCACTCTTTGGCGCAATTTGCATCTTTATCTTTgacactttgtacttttgatcCTTCAATTGGGCAGAGTGTGCAATGAAGGCGTCGTTGTGCAGGGCGCGCTCGACAATCCACAGAAAAATGTTCAGGTACTCTTCGTCCTGCTGGTTACAGACCGGCCGCATTACTATGATGGAACCAACTGcaacgaaaaggaaacaaacattattaaacTTAGTTCTATATGAAACAATCCAAAGGAATCCCTACCTAGATCCAAAACTTTTACAAACTGTCCAGCAATATCCTCCGTTTGATCCATACCGATCGGTTTCATTGGCGTTAGCACGATGTTGGTTAACTCCTCCAGCACAGTGCCAAGTTGTGCCTTTTGGCCTGCTATCAGATCCTTTTCCAGCTGCAACAACGTACCGTAACGTTCCCTTAGCTTCTGTATGCAGATGGCCAGCTTGTGCCGGGCACCCTTCGTGACACCCAGATTCTGCAGGTACTCTTCCGTAATGCCGAGCATTTTGTCGTACGTTAGATTCGAGAACAACCACACATACTTGTGCAGCCGCAAACTCTTCAGCCAGTGCGCTATGCTGGACATACCGATGTTTGGCTGTCCACCGTATAGCTTCATCAAACCGCTGCCCTGCTTGTAGTCGTCCAGCTGCGTGTCGGAGCCGCTCGATGCTAGCGACGACCGTGGGCTCTCCATCGTCAGCGAAAAGCTGCGCGGTTTGTTCTGCAACAGCTGCAGATTGGAAAGGTTCTCCGCCGACAAACATtcgttgttttgcttctgctGCGCATTTAGCTCACCAACGCCGAGCGCAGACAGGGTGGAAGGGGTGGTTAGACTGTTGGATCGACGCGTTTTCATCAGCGTGCCGTCCAGATCGAGGTCCAGCAGTGCACCACCGACGCTAGCGCCAGCCGACGACAGCAGACTATGCTGTCCAAAGTTAGTGAGCAGTGGTACGCGCAAGAAATCGTTCACGTTACTATTGAACGAGACTAACTTTTTGCCGGTTGCATGCGTTGGCCCTGCCGTTCCCGGTCCGACTCCGGAACCAGCCGGATTGGACGCAGCGGGTGACATGACATTCGGGGCGGCAGCTTCTGCTGCCCGGATAGCAGCCGCACTGCGGGTTATATAGTTAAACTCGTCCTCGTTATCGAAATCACAATCGTAATCGAATATCTCGGTACCATTCTTGCTGAACGAAATGTGATCCTCGTCGGTGGAATCGTACAGAAGCGATTCCGTGGCTGCCATGAGATCGTGGTGCGTATCGCAGCTTGCACTTTCGGCTGTGGGTCCTACACCCGTTGCCGTaggccgttgttgttgttgctgctgctgctgactgTGTAGTGGTAGGGTCACGCTAATGCcagctccaccaccaccgttgcTCGACACTAGCGAACTGCCAGTAACATTGCTGCCAGTGGTGCTGCACATCATCGATTGACTAGATGCAAGCAAGCTCTGTCCAATCGTCTTGCTAAACTCGTGCACCGATTTGCCGTCTTCTGCGTGCTCGGGTGCCCAATCGGCTGCTTGCTGCTGCGCTGGTAATCTGGGAGAGGCCGCCGTTTTCAACAGCTGCGATGCGGCACTATCCAGACAGGAACTGGAACTGGCGGTCGAGCTGGACGATGAGCTCGTACTAGAACTACTGCTATTGTTGATATGACTATTGCTATTATTGCTGTTGCCGCCGGACACGGTGCCGGTCGTTGTCGTATGATTTAGGCTTTGTTGCGATTTCGACAGCACGGACGCAGCGGGCgtctggtgctgctggtgaagGTGGTGCACTGCTGAAGGAAGCTGAACCGCACCGGCACCTGGTACGATCTGCGAGCCCGGAGCGGATGCTCCGTTTGTCCATGAGTTTGAACCCAATCCTCCTCCGTTGGAAGAGTTTGTCGATGTTGATAGATACTGTACATGTGGGTTGGTGGCACAGGGCACTGCTGCTGTACCGTTGCTGTTaatgctgctactgctgcttgtACCGTTTGTTACTCCAGCGACTTGCTGTAGGTTAAAAAAGTTGCGGCTTTTCACGACGGATGCCGTGCTAGCGGGCGGAAGGTACGACGTTGAAATGAAATCCTCCAGATATCGCAACCAGTGACTAAGAACGCTACAATTACAAGAAAGGCATAGATGAGCAATATTTACTTTGCTTCTAACTAAAGCGCCAATTACTCACCGTCGATCGTCGTTCGTGATAGCGGGATGTATAAGTAGATAGGACAGCGTCTGCTGCACAATTTCGGTCGGTACGAGCTGCCGGCACGCATCATCTACCGCTGCCGGTATGAGCGACATGTACAGACTTTTGGCTTCATCGTTGCCCGGGGCCAGCAGTGGCAGGTACATGAGGATATCttttaaaatatcttccttcGTTTCCGGTTCTCGTTGGAGCTGCTGTTCATAGCCACCACCTCCCTTCGGTGCGTGTGGGTTGTGTACCGGCGGTGGTATCGCCGCTGTCGTGGAGGAATTGGTGGTAGCGCTAATGATGGGAGATTCTTTTAAGCCAGCCGGAACGCTACCATCCCCACCCGGGATGGACGATTTCTTCAGCAGCTCATACAGCGTGGACGTTTCGGTGGTCGATTTGAGATTATTGTTCACActgttgctgttattgttgttgttcaacTGAGTGCCACTGATTAGCAGCGAGGCTGCGGCACTGCTGTGACCGCTTAGTTGATAGTAACGCTGCACCAGCATACCCAGCAGGATCGTGCTGTTGGCCTTCGTTTCCAGCTGCTGCAGCTTGGCCTGGGTGCTGTAGTTTTGCGCGAGATTATAATCGATCGAAACCTGCAGGAACTTTAGATTGGCGAATGGGACGCGTTTCAGCAGCGCGTACAGCACGACCGTCCGTTCGCAATCATTCCACTGCTCGAATAGCGACGTCACAGTGCCAACCTGTTCGCAAAACATTGTGGATGGGTTGCCGCCGGGATATTTCATATTTGCAATGCTGATGCCACGGGAACCGAGCGATTGGACAGTCTACCGAAGGTGGTTTACCCTTCCGGCGCGCTAATCTGTATTCCGTTGCTCTTAAAATCGTGTCAGCGAGTTTCTTCGGACAACTTTGATGAGATCGTATTCTTCCTGTTCGACTGTCCCCGGGAGACAGTTACGTCCTTACTTAACAAACGTGTACTAGAAGCATTTGGTTTctggaaaaagagagagaaacacaGCAAACATTAATATTGTTTATCAAATCTAACGATCACTAGACACCCATTCGGATATTTCGTTCCTCGATACTTCGAGCTTCGAGCAAAATCCgctccaaaaaaacacatccactCTCCATATCACACAAAATATGGTGTTGTTTGGTAAATGGTGCGTTGTTTTGCGTAAAATTCCGAAATTAGACATAAACCGGGTCACATACAGCCAGCGACCGAAACCGTACGCGTCATAGAGAGAAGCAAAACTGCCGCGGCGCACACACAGCACGAACTCTTCGGTtcagacacacacgcatacagtCTGTTTCATAACCGTGCCATGGGTGCCGACCGACAAGCGTCAAGAGGACACATCTTCAAAACGCCATCGTTGGTGGTTTCGTGAAACAAAGGCGATCCTTTTCGGCGCGAACGGAGGGTTGCAAATCATTGCACTCTTCTGCCCTGTTCATCTCCcatgctctttctctcttctcaAGGGGGGTTTTTCAACCCCTGAGATGCGTCGTCTAAAAACTGCACGATCAACCTTTGACGCTACCGTGCGCACGGGGCGACACCGCATTTGACGGTCAAGTAGGAGGCATCAACATCTTCCCCGGTGTTCCACCTGTGCTGCTTTGGGCTGGTGATGTGCTCGATCGTTCACgtttgaaaagaaatgaaagatgtaaaggaagcaacagcaacaaaaaaatgccacCCATTCGCATCCCTTTACCGGGGTGGTCGGTCCGCAGCAAGGCAGGAGAGTTCTCCTTTTTGCGTTGGCGCGCTTTTCTGCTCACCTAAGCACATATTTTCTTATCGCAAGTCGGGATCTTTTCTTATCGCTCCCGTTGTTTGTAGCGTGTTGGTTTTCTTCTTAGCAAGGCGCTACACACAGCTTCTCATTTGCGTTCGCGGTGCAGAAGCCGCTATTCAACGGCAGACAAACCCTTCTTCGGTGCGCTGGCTCGTCGAAGATGCACGCGATTAGTCCGTTGTTATTTGCTACATCCCTGACTGTGTGTAACATTGATGCCATGATGCGATTGATGGCTGAAAGGTCGCAACAAACTGTTGCCCTGCCTGGTTCCCCACACCGCACACCCCGGACGGTTTGGCCACCCCTCGAGCACACCGTTTTCTAGTGCCCTTCAACGTGCGGGTCGTACGATTGTgaaaattttcctttcacgTCAACACGGGCTGGCGCGCGTTGGCCCGGTGGCGCGTGAAATACGTCACCGATAACAAAACGCTAACCGAATCCGAAAACATTATTAGTAGAACTTTCACAGCGGGTTAGAAAGTCCGTTGCATTCCGTACGAACGGTCGCGAAAACGAACGCGAATGGCGCagaggatgcgtttttttttttattccttctcCCCCTGTTTGGTGTGTTAAATTTCACAGCTACGATTAGCATCCAGCCATTTGTAAATCGATAACACATCTCgccatttttttgctttcgcgATCAATCACCTCGGATATGATCGTATCGAGATTGATCGAGAAATTGAGGCATTACTAAACGGCACGGAAAACCGCAATGATAGAGCAGTTTTATACTTTTCCGTTCCTTGCAGCACTGTACCATCCATAGGGCAAAATATAGCTTTTAGTATGGCTTTTTTCTCGAGTGCTTTCTTCGTCGGCATCTGAAGCGCGCCATTTTCCAGTCAATCTCGAAGCAGGATCGCATCCAAAATGAAATCCTTTCCGCCCATTCAAACCGCATCTTCGCCAGGGGCATTGGTTGCCATTGCCAAAAGGTTCAATGCTTTCTTGTCAGACTCCATTTTCGGCGATCGGTAGAAGAAGCGCGCCATTGACGACAGAAGCGCATCTAGCTTGCCGGATGTTTTGCCCCCTTTTTATGTGCGTTCCATTCGCTAGCAGGGTGAAAAACTTTCCAGGCGAGTACTTTCCGTCCTGCAATATGTGTTATGCGGCAGCAGCGGCATCATAAACCACTGCTCGTCAATTTCGCCGCAGGAAGCACATGCGTGGAACAGCCGTGGAAACCTCCGCTTTGTAACAAACCGTGTGGGAAAGAAGTGTGGTTAGCTTTTACCCTGCGAACACCTCCTTTTTTCGACACCGTGTAGAAACGAAACCCCGAAGGTGTGCAAATGCGTGGCAAGATGTTTAATGCGGTCTTCGCACTTGCCGTGAATTCCAGTGGATGCTGTTTTCCGGTTGCGATGCTACCAAATTTTGCACAATTCCGACGGGACGCGCGCGCCTgcccgtgtgtgcgtgtgtttgtgtgtgcgtatgttaGGATGGTTTTCCCGAGATGGTTTACCGCACGACACCACACTTACTTCAGTGTTTGCACTGTGCTGCACTTCGATCAACATCGGTAGCAGCTTCTTTTCACCTGTACGGGCAACGATTTTTGCTTACATTTAATAGGTCGCACACATTCTCGATGCGTTCACAAACAGCGCACGGGCCCTACCTGGGTGACTTTCTAGGGGCAAGCCTAATTTTCACATCACACGCGCACGGCACACTGGTGGGGAAGTACACAcgtaaaaaaacaacgaacaaactAGAGACGCACCACAACCCGACGGCGTTTCCACTGCCGGAAAATTGCGGAAAGTTTCACCACTACCGCGTGGATGGAAGTTGGACTCCACAACAATCAcagctgataaaaaaatggGTGTACAATTAAAGTTATGAACTAGGTGTATTGACGGTAAAGTTATTTATTGACAGTTCCACCTGGCGTCTGTCATTAGGAAGTTGTCAGTCCGCTCGGAGAGGTTTTTTGACGGAATTGTTGCGAACGATAGCCCAACGATGCTGCTGGGAGAGAGCGAAGCGAAATGAGCGAAAAGTAGGCATGCAAGTTGGTAcagcaaattgcatactttcaggcgtttttaaatatttttaaatttttttggCCTGGCCGTTTCTCCGctcataaaaaatataatttgttATATGTAAGTGCAATTGgatgatttaaaatattttttaaatatttttattcgatGGATCTGTAGCCCTGGTGAACTTGGTAGTGTTTGTACTTTCAGATTTTAGTTTAAGTTGTGAAATACTCTCAGCACTATTACATTTTTATCAATTCAAGTAACCTTCCTTATCATGATTCCTCTATCTTATGGTATAATGCGGAGTTCATCGATGTAGTGTTGCTTCCAGCGTCGGCTATCCGAGTGCATACTTTTCTCCGTTCCAAACAATGCGTCACCATTGTTGATGGAACGCGCCATTACCTCCTTGCGTCTGAAGTATCCTAACGGTTGATGCCGTGGGTAGTTCACGTAAGATATAGCATTGACCGTAGGCGAAGGATGTGCCTTACTCTTATTCTTCATCGCTTTATACACTGTAAAAGGAACGACGCCGAACAGAAACACAGCCTCAATCAAGCTCAGTATCGAACCTCCAAAACAGAGTCCAAGAATTCCACCAAAAGTGGCGACCAACGCTTGCCAGGTGACGAACGGCTCGCGCCTATACTTGAGACAGTTGGTCGAACGAAAGTGCACGTGCAGCACACCGTACGCGGAGAAGTTGAAGTCAGGACTGAGGAAAGCGAAGCGTTTAATTATATGTCTAAATCTCTCCAGGAAACTGTCCTTATCCTCCTTATACTTACAGGTAGTAATCGTTTTTGGGCTTAGAGATGGTATTCGTTATGGTTTGAACTTCATTTTTCTGTAAAATTAAAACTCTAATTTGAAAGAAGTCCTACGTGTGCATTACAGTACACTCGGTCAACTTACCTCGAAAGTGCAGCTGGGATAGCAGTGACATTTG
Protein-coding sequences here:
- the LOC128303659 gene encoding protein Smaug → MKYPGGNPSTMFCEQVGTVTSLFEQWNDCERTVVLYALLKRVPFANLKFLQVSIDYNLAQNYSTQAKLQQLETKANSTILLGMLVQRYYQLSGHSSAAASLLISGTQLNNNNNSNSVNNNLKSTTETSTLYELLKKSSIPGGDGSVPAGLKESPIISATTNSSTTAAIPPPVHNPHAPKGGGGYEQQLQREPETKEDILKDILMYLPLLAPGNDEAKSLYMSLIPAAVDDACRQLVPTEIVQQTLSYLLIHPAITNDDRRVLSHWLRYLEDFISTSYLPPASTASVVKSRNFFNLQQVAGVTNGTSSSSSINSNGTAAVPCATNPHVQYLSTSTNSSNGGGLGSNSWTNGASAPGSQIVPGAGAVQLPSAVHHLHQQHQTPAASVLSKSQQSLNHTTTTGTVSGGNSNNSNSHINNSSSSSTSSSSSSTASSSSCLDSAASQLLKTAASPRLPAQQQAADWAPEHAEDGKSVHEFSKTIGQSLLASSQSMMCSTTGSNVTGSSLVSSNGGGGAGISVTLPLHSQQQQQQQQRPTATGVGPTAESASCDTHHDLMAATESLLYDSTDEDHISFSKNGTEIFDYDCDFDNEDEFNYITRSAAAIRAAEAAAPNVMSPAASNPAGSGVGPGTAGPTHATGKKLVSFNSNVNDFLRVPLLTNFGQHSLLSSAGASVGGALLDLDLDGTLMKTRRSNSLTTPSTLSALGVGELNAQQKQNNECLSAENLSNLQLLQNKPRSFSLTMESPRSSLASSGSDTQLDDYKQGSGLMKLYGGQPNIGMSSIAHWLKSLRLHKYVWLFSNLTYDKMLGITEEYLQNLGVTKGARHKLAICIQKLRERYGTLLQLEKDLIAGQKAQLGTVLEELTNIVLTPMKPIGMDQTEDIAGQFVKVLDLVGSIIVMRPVCNQQDEEYLNIFLWIVERALHNDAFIAHSAQLKDQKYKVSKIKMQIAPKSGHFTKSTNVAGPGMNKPRWSANNKHKPVNVNESQVKSHRKSSVPYFVPPSHVSAGQQASVCPSQQTHSHLQGASSQVMTAHQYFHHASAGSNATGSTANYNKSSSYPSFASTLHNGSGGVGNGGGVMKPIITNNPSIQPSNHHQPQLPHKQSTPAPSLQPPAMQHPNFMFHRHSLSNITHHHHNTNPLVPPPAIFLNNLCSVSGENRSTVGKIVDKGNAAMKQLSGGGLMSGGEQPLLTKDSGQCDSSNSQNNHNSSIVDINSRLEFLCRQMTEQAIN